One Gemmatimonadales bacterium genomic window, TAGAACGGCACGATGGCATGGGCGGCATCCCCAATCAGGACGGCCGTGCTGCCAACATGCCACGGGTAGGTCCGAACCGTCACCATCGCGCCGGTGCGATTGGCAAAGAAGTCATCCACCAGCGTGGGCATGATGGGCAGCGCGTCGGGAAACTCCCGCCGAAAGAAGGCCTCGACATCGGCCGGGGTCTTGAGGCGATCGAAACCGTTCGGCCCGGTCATCGGCAGGTAGAGCGTTACTGTGAAGGAGGCATCCAGATTGGCCATGGCCATCATCATGAACGGACCGCGGGGCCAAATGTGCATCGCGTTACGCTCGAGCGCCGCCGTGCCGTCGGGGCGCGCCGGGATGTGCAGCTCCTTGTAGCCCTGCTCCAGAAAACTCTGCGAATAATCCTGGTACTCGCGCTTCTGAAGTACGCCGCGAACAACCGAGAACGCTCCATCCGCTCCGACGACGACCCCACGCTCAGTGCGTACGTCGCCGCCGCTCGCGCCGTCGACGTGACTGACGCTCCCGGCGGTCAGGTCGACGTCGACCACCCGCCGCTCGAAGTACAGCTCGACGTTCGGTGTCGCGCCCGCCGCCTGGACCAGGCCGCGATTGAGATCACCCCGGGAAAACGAGTTGATTGCCTGGGTACCCACACCATAGGGCTGATAGCTGACGTCGCCAGCCGGTGAGTGAATGGCACGGCGATAGAGCGGCACCCCGAGCGACAAGATGTCGTCGTCGAGTTCCAGGCGGCCGAGCGCGTCGAGACCGCGGGCCGAGATCGCGAGGTTGATGCTGCGGCCGCTCTCCATCCGATCGGCTCGAGGATCGCCTCGGCGCTCGACGACGACGACCCGAAAACCAGCCCGGCCCAGCAGGGCAGCCAGCATCGAGCCGACCAATCCGGCCCCGACGATGATGAAGGGCGGGCGCCCGGTCTCAGGCACGAAGCACCTCGGCCAGGGCGGCGGCCGTTCGCCAGACGTCGTGGAAGCTGTTGTAGAGCGGAACCGGCGCCATTCGAATCACATCCGGCTGTCGGAAGTCGGGCACCACTCCGCGGGCCCTAATGGCATCGAACGCTTGCCGCGCGCCTTCCCGCACGAGGAGCGACAGCTGAGCGCCCCGGGCGGCCGGGTCGCGTGGGGTGATCCGCTCGATCCGGCCGCCCGGGATCCGGTCGATGAGATACTCGAGGTACGCCGTCAGCTCCAGCGACTTGGTCCGCAGCGCCTGAGTGCCGACCCGATCGAACAGCTCAAGCGAGGCCACGAGGGGCGTCATCGAGAAAATCTGAGGATTGCTGATCTGCCATCCCTCGGCTCCGGCCTGTGGAACGAAGTCGCTGTTCAAATGCATTCGGAAGCGGGTTGCCGGGTCATTACCCCACCACCCGGCGTAGCGTTGAATCGTGAGATTCTGTCCGTGTCGATCGTGAACGTAGCAGGCACCAACCGCCCCCGGACCGGCGTTCAGATACTTGTACGAGCACCAAGCGGCAAAGTCGACGTTCCAGTCATGCAAGGCCAGCGGGACATTACCGGCCGTATGGGCAAGATCAAAGCCCGCAACTGCACCCGCGCGATGGGCCGCCGCCGTAATGCGTTCGATGTCGAAGAGCTGTCCGGTGTAGTACTGCACCCCGGGCCAGAGGACCAGGGCAATCTCATCGCCTTGTTCCCGGAGCATGCGCTCGATGGCTTCGGTAGCGATGAGTTGCTCGCCCGGCTCCGGGCCCAGCACGACCATACCTTCCCTGGGATCGATGCCACGCGTCGCCAGGTGCGTCGCGACCGCATAGGTGTCGGAGGGAAAGGCCGACTCCTCGATCAGGATCTTGCGACGACGTCCCTCCGGGCGATAGAAGCTGACCATCATGAGATGGAGGTTGACGGTCAGCGAGTTCATGAACACGACCTCACCGGGGCGCGCCCCGACGAGACGTGCGCCTGTCTCCCTGAAATTCTCGTGGTAGCTGAGCCAGGGCCGCACCGCATCGTGATGGCCTTCGACGCCGAGCCTGGCCCAGGCGTCAAACTCCTCGGCCATCAGGGCTGGGACCTGCTTGGGCATCAGGCCGAGCGAATTGCCGCAGAGGTACACGAGGGGACGGCCGTCCGGACCGACCGGCATGGCAAACTCGTCGCGGTACCCGGCAAGCGGATCTGCGGCGTCTCGAGCCAGTGCCCAGGCCTCGGTCGGCTCAAAGGAATAGGTCATAGAAAGGCGCCCAACGGCCGATCGAGAAACTCGAGCGCCGTCTTGTAGAGAAGCCAATCCCGCGTTTCCGCGGAGAGGTCGTTCATCGACTCGATCATCTGGCCGGGGACCGTCTCACCGAGCGGGAACGGATAGTCGGTTCCCAAGGCAACCCGATTCGCTCCCATCAGCCGAATCAGCCAGCGAAGCAGTTCCGGGTCGTGCGTCAGCGAGTCGACATAAAAGCGGTCGAGATACCGGGTGGGCGGGTAGGGGTTGTCGATCGCCACGAGATCGGGGCGCGCCTCGAAACCATGGGTCAGGCGGCCCAGAATTCCGACGAAGCTGCCGCCACCGTGCGCAAAGCAGATGCGCAGCTTCGGCAGCCGCTCGAGCACACCGCCAAAGATGATCGACGCGATGGCCAGCGCCGACTCCGTTGGCATCCCGACGAGCCACGGCAACCAGTACCTGCGCATCCGCTCGGGGGCGAGCATTTCCCACGGGTGCACGAAGACCGCGGCACCGAGGTCTGCCGCTGCTTCGAAGAACGGAAACAGCTCCGGGGCGTCGAAGTTCCACGCATTGACGTGGGTGCCGATCTGCACCCCGGCCAGACGCAGATCCTTGACGCAGCGCTCGAGCTCCCGGATGGCCAGGTCGGGGTCCTGCATCGGCACGGTACCCAGGCCCACGAACCGCCTCGGATTGGTGGCCACGACCCAGGCGAGATGATCGTTGAGCAGCTTGGACAGATCGTCGGCATGCGCCGGCGCCGCCCAGTAGCTGAACATGACCGGGACGGTGGACAGAACTTGCACGTGCACGCCGTCGCGATCGCAGTCCTCGAGTCGCCGACGAGGGTCCCAGCAGCTGTCGTCGATTTCCCGAAACATCTTGCCATCGACGAACAGTTGCGCCCGACACGGCGCAACGTGCTGCATCTCGAGAAAGCCGCCGTACCCGTACCGATCGCGCAGGTTCGGCCAGGACTCGGGAAGGATGTGGGTGTGAAGGTCGATCTTGAGCAAGCGGCGCCGCGACCCTACTTCTTGGCGATCGGCGGCGGCATTACCGTGCCGCACTTCTTGCACGTCCGCTTCGCCTCGTCGGCCGAAAAGGCCTCGATCAGCGGCTTGAGTTGCTTGCCCAGGTCGACCAGTTCGAAGCTGGCATCGTAGAGCATCTCTCCGCAGTTGTCACAGAACCAACGGAGGTGGTCGACTTCACCGTCCGCGCGCTTTCGCTCGATGACCAAACCGACGGTGTTGGCAGGTCGCTGCGGAGAATGCGGGATCCCGGCCGGAAGGAGAAACATCTCGCCCTCGCGGATCGGAATGTCCCTCACCTCGCCATCCTGAATCGTGCGGACGACGATGTCGCCTTCGATCTGGTAGAAGAACTCCTCGCCGTCCTCGACGTGGAAGTCCTTGCGCTGGTTCGGACCGCCCACCACCATGACAAGGAACTCCGCATCCTGCCATACCATCTTGTTGCCGACCGGCGGCTTGAGCAGTTCGCGGTGCTCGTCAATCCAGCGCTTGAGGTTGATCGGGGGCAAGACCGGCATGATCGACTCCGTCGGTTTCCAGGGCGTAATACTATGGTCGATTTTTATTATATCGCATCACCGTTCCGCGAGGTAGCGGCCCGCCGCCGAGAAGAACGCTACCTGCCCTGGCTCACGAAGACACCCCGAATGTAACGGCTCATCCGGAGCCGACGACCCTCCGGAAGTGCGCCTGGTCGATGGCGCCCTGGGTGCAAACGACCAGTACCGTCCGATCCGGCCCGAGCCCAAGGCGCTCCCGAAGGGCGGGGTCGACTCCTCCGGCAGCGAGTCCGGCCAACGCCCCTGTCGTCGACGCGCCTGAGCTGCCGGCTTCGAGCGAGATCTCGCCGCGGGCAGCGGCGAACAGCAACCGCATTCCCTGCTCAGCAACCGCATCGTCGACTCCGACCATGGCATCGATCCCGTCACGAATCGCCGGCCACGACGAAAGAGATACCTCGGCGCAATTGAGATACGACATCGTCGTCTTGCCGTTGCCTGCCGACACAGCCGGGGCGCCATCGTCCGATTGCAGCGACGCCGAAAGGCAGTCGCCGGCCACCGGCTCGACGCCGATGATGCGCGGCGGACGGGCCCGTCGGCGGTAGTGCTCGACGCCGGCATGGAGAATGCCACCGACACCCGCCGGAATCAGAACCGCATCGGGCTCGCGCCACCCGGCCTGCGCGAGTTGCTCGTCGATCTCGGCGAAGACGGTGCTGTAACCCTCGACAACCAACGGGGGAATCTCGAGGTAGCCGGGATATCCGACGTCGCTGATGACCTGCCATCCCTGCGCCTGACTGACCCGGGCACAATGCTGAACGGCGTCCTCGTAGCTCCCTTCGACCAGCTCCACCCGGGCGCCCTCACCCCGAATGGCGTCGACCTGAGCCGGCGTCGCTCCACTGGGCAGAAAGATCACACAGGGCAGACCCGCGAGCCGGGCCGCCCATGCGACTGCGCGACCGTGATTGCCGGCGCTGGCAGCCGAAACGGTACCGAGTGGCGCACTCCGCTCCGTCTGCAGCCGGTGGAGCGCCCAAGACGCGCCGAGCCCCTTGAAGGCGCCAAGCCCGAACCGAGGCGCCTCGTACTTGACATAGAGACCACCGAGCCCGAGCGCCACTGCAAGCGCAGGTCGCGACACCAGCGGGGTTGCTGCGTAGCCCGGCAGGGTCCGGTGAAAAGCCCGAACCGGCGCCCGGGATGGTGCCTCGATGACGCCCGGCCGACGGAACCGATTGAAGACCACCCTGACTTGTGCGTCAGTCATGCCGGAGGCCACCGATCTCGAGCACCACCCCGACACCCCGCTCTGCCGCCCGCCGGTTGACGAAATGCGCCGCCGCAAGGTCTTCGATCGCGAGGCCAAGCGACTTGAAGAGCGTGATGTCGCCGGGGGCGGTGCGCCCCGGCACGAGCCCCTCGAGCACCTCGCCAACTTCGCCGATCAGATGCTCGTCGCCATAGCGACCCTCGCCGCGAGGAATCAGGAAATCGCCGCTCTCCGCAAAGAGCGACTCGCGTCGATCGGCGTAGACCCGCGCCGCCGCTACCGTGTCGCTGTCGATTTCGCGCGCCGCCGCGACGGATGCGCCAACGGCATTGAGATGGGCGCCATCGGCAACCCAGGAACGTTGGATGACCGGTTCACGCGCCGACGTGACCGTACAGATGATGTCGGCGCCCCGGAGCGCCCCCTCCGCACTGTTGGCGACTTCGATCGGAAAGGGATAGCGACCCTGAACCGCCGCGACACACTTGGCCGCGTTGGCGGGGTTGCGGCTCCAGATCCGCACCCTCCGTAGCTTGCGTACTGCCGCAACGGCATCGAGATGGGTTCGCGCCTGTACCCCGCTGCCAAGAATGGCCAGATCGCCGGCGTCCGGGTTGGCCAACGCCCCGGTTGCCACCCCGGACACGGCAGCCGTGCGGATGGCCGTGACCGAGGCCGCGTCGAGGATAGCCTCGAGCGAACCATGCTGCGCCTCGAACAGCAACACGACGCCCTGATGGGAGTCGAAACGGGTTCCCTCGTTACCAGGGAATACCGTGATGGCCTTGAGACCGATGGCCTTGGGCGGATCGAGGTATGACGGCATCGAACCGAAGATCCCCTTCCCCTCCGGCAGGCGCAGGATCGTGCGCAGTGGCAGCAGGGCCCCACCTCGCGTCATGGTGCGGAGCGTTCCCTCCATCAAGGGGACGCAGTCGACCATCGGGAGCAACTCAGTCACCTGCTGTTGAGTAAGGATCCGTACTGACATGGGGAGCCCGGGAAGCGTGGAACACGAGCGGCATCACGCCGCAGAACGATCCCCAACTTGAGGCCCCTCAACACGTGACGCAACTGCCCTCCTCGATGCAGGCGGGCAATGGTGGCAATCGCTGTCGGTACGCTACTGCGAAATGGCGGGGGCGTTCCCACTTCGGTGCCAGCGAACCCCGGGCTGATTGACCAGGCGGATCTGTGGCGTGGGCTGAGCAAGGTAGGCAACCGACATGGCGACCGACTGCCCTTCCTGCTTGTAGTCGATGGTCAGGAATAGGGTGTCGGCAACCTCGCTCCGTTGAATCCGGGTAATCGGGTGCACCGAGAACTGCGTGTTGGCGGTACCGTTCTGAAAGGCAACCGACGTTTGATTGAGCCAGAAACTTCGACCGGCGTACCGGCCGTCAGAGGTGGACCACGTGCCAGCGATTTCGGCCGGCAACGGAATGCTCCGGACGAACTGCCGGTAACCCGTCAACGCGACCGCGCCGATGGCGACGGCAGCAAGAACCCGAACAATGAGACCGACCGGCAGCACAAAACGCCGTGCTTCGCGCTCCGCCTCGGCCTTCGCTGCTGCCTTCTCTTTCTTTCGGTTGCGCTTGGGAAGCCGGAAGACGACGCCGACACCCGTGAGATAGTCGCGAAGGCGAACGGGCGTTGCCAGGTTGCCGTCGGCAATACCTGTGACGTACCCCTGGTCCTCGGTTTCAGACGATGATTTCCCGGCAGTCGGATTGGTCATCGCTCAATACCTCGAGGCGCGGCCGATGAAGCCGCCGTCGTTGCCGAGCACGATATCGTCCAGACCAGGTCCCGAAGTAATCGACGTCGCGGTGGACCCGTCCTTCCCAACGCTGTAGATGTCGTACAGCGTGTTCAGTTCGACACCGAACACATCAGTCCGCGGCGTACCACCCAATGTCAGATTCACATAGACGTAGGGGCGACCCCAGGGGTCGAGCATTCCGGCCCGGTCGATCGCGGCGAGTGAGGGGGGCGGGCTGTTGTTGCTCGATGCGGCCACGTAGCCCTGGGCGTCGATTGCCAGCGCCCGGATATCACCGATGGCGCGCGCGATCTTGGCCTGGTCGACGGTGTACTGCGTCCGAACCACCGCAAAGGAGGCCAGCGCACCGAGAACGACGGTAACGGTAAGAAGTTCGATCAGCGTGAAGCCTCGGTTTCCTTCCGTACAGGCAAGCAAACCGGGCAGCCGATCGGTGCCCAGACTCGACTCGTCCCTTCGCATGCCCGCGACCCTACGCAAGCTATGAGCCCATTGCCTCAACAGCAGCAATTTCAACAACTTAGCTCTCAAGCCGGAGACCGCCTACCGTCGCGTTCTGCGACGGTAGACTGAAATCGGGCCCACCCGGCCGTGACCCGCCAGTCTTAGTTCATCGACAAGAGACGCCGGGCGTCCGCCACTTTGGTTTTGAGCTGAGCGGCGGCAGACATAGCCTGGGCAAGGTTGCCCGCGTCGAAGTCCTGTTTGGCCGCGGCCCAGGCCCCGGGCCAGGTTGGGGCCTCGGCTTTCAGCGCGTCGAATCGGGCCTGATCGATTCCTGGGGGGAGTCGGCGCATCGCACCGAGCTGGGTGACTCGGGCCACCACGGCTTCCAGCTGTGGTGGCAACTCATTCGCGGTGGCGGTGAACCCGGTGGTCAGTTGCTGGCGGCGGTTTCCGAGATTGGCACGGAGGTCCCGAACGGAGAGCCCCAGGTTGCGGGCGCCTCTCGACGCAGCGGAGTACTCGCCCGCGGCAACGTGGGCCTTCATGGCCGCCACACTGTCGACCAGCACCGCCAGCTCCACCGGGGCGACCTTCTCTGCCTCCGGACGCACAGCCGCAATGTCCTGTTCAGCCCTGGCGATGGCCTTTTCGGCGGATTGCTTGGCGCAGCCGACGAGACCGCTGCTCAGCAGCAGCACCAGCCCAATGGTCCGTGTTCGCATGATTCCTCCGGCGTGTGATACGGATCGCTCGTGAACACCCTCCTGCCGCCTGGCCAAAGGCCGGGCGCGCAACATAGACCTCATGCGGCGGCGCGCCGTCACGAGGAAACCGAGGCAATATCGAAACCTGCCAGGCGCATGCGAGCCACCACGCCCGAATGGCCCGAACCGGGATGTCGCAATCTACACCCGCACCGGCGAATCGCCGAGATTTGTCGAGCCGCAGTGTACGCGCGGGAGCGGACCCGCGCGGGGAGCGCGATTGACAAGAGAAAGCCCGGGACAGTAACCTTCCCCGATCCAGCGCACGGGTCGCGCTGCGCGGGGCCTTAGCTCAGTTGGGAGAGCGATTGCTTTGCAAGCAATAGGTCGCCGGTTCGATCCCGGCAGGCTCCATTCACCGCATCAGGCCGTCCTCAACGTCTGCGCCCCAGCCCTCAGGCTGGGGCGTCGTGCGTTCCGGGACTTGCGCCGGACTCCCCGTCAAACAGGTCGGGGGTTTCGCTCGACGAAGCCGCGCTGATGGAAGTACGGATAAGCCATCGGCGTGGCGCTGGCCGCATCGAGGCGGGCGATCTGTTCGGACGTCAGGTTCCACCCGATGGCACCGAGATTGTGCTCCAACTGTGCCTCGGTACGAGCACCGACAATCACTGTTGCCACAGTCGGGCGCTGGAGCAGCCAGTTGATGGCGATCTGGGGAACGGTCTTGCCGGTCTCCGCCGCCACCTGGTCGATGGCATCGACGACGCGATAGAGGTACTCGTCATCGACCGGAGGCGCGGCCGCCATGGTCGCCCGCGACCGCATTCTGGTGGTCTCGGGCTGAGGCTGGCCCCTGCGCAGCTTCCCGGTCAATCGGGCCCAGCCGAGCGGACTCCAGACCATCCCCCCGACCTTTTGATCCAGGGCCAGGGGCATCAGTTCCCACTCGTAGCTCCGCCCGACCAGCGAGTAGTATACCTGGTGCGCGACGTATCGCGCCCAACCGTACCGTTCGGACACCGCCAGCGACTTCATCAGGTGCCAGCCCGAGAAGTTCGAACAGGCGATATAGCGCACCTTGCCGCTGCGCACCAAATCGTCCAGGGCGCGCAGCGTTTCCTCCACGGGCGTCAGGGCGTCGAATCCGTGAAGATGGTAGATATCGATGTAGTCCGTGCCGAGCCGTCGCAAGCTCGCCTCGCAAGAGGCAATCAGGTGCATCCGAGACGATCCGACGTCGTTCGGCCCGTCTCCCATGCGAAAGGAGCATTTGGTGGAGATCAGCGCGCGATTCCGACGGCCGGCGAGGGCTCGCCCGAGCATCTCTTCGGATCGGCCGGCAGAATAGGTGTTGGCCGTGTCGAATAGAGTGATGCCGGCGCCGAGGCAGACATCGACCATCCGGATCGCCTCATCGACCTCGGTTTCCCCAAACCCGCGGAAGTAGTCTCCCTGTCCACCAAACGTGGCCGTTCCGAGACTGAGGGCTGGTACCTTGAGTCCCGAGCTTCCCAGCAGTCTGTATTCCATATCTGGCGCATCCTCGGATTGGCGCAGGGTGGACTCGATTGTATGGGAGGCGGCAGACCCTGGCAATCCCCCGTGCGGACGCCGGCGAGGGCTCGAGCACCCGTAGTCCCGTGATGCCGCTCCGGTGTACATTCCGACCCGTCTTGTCCGGATACTCACCCTCCCCGGGAGCCATCGTGTGGGAGGGGGCACGCGCCCCACCGGCCCTGCGTTTCGAAAGGTTTGACCTGACATGAGCTGGGATCAACTCGCCGACCGTGTTCTCGACGGCTCCGAAGCTAGCGCTGATGACGCGCGAGCCATTCTGACCTCGTCCGATGAGCAACTCGACGATCTGCTGCAAGCCGCCTTTCGCATCCGCGAGCGGTACCACGGGCGCACGGTTCGGATTCATGTGCTGCGCAACGCCAAGAGCGGTCTCTGCCCGGAGGACTGTGCCTTCTGCAGCCAGTCCGTCACCAATGCGTCGCCCGTCGAACGGTATAAGCTGCAGACCGTCGACGACCTGGTAGCGGGCGCGCGCGAGGCCCACCGGCGCGGTGCCGTCAAGTACTGCATGGTGACCAGTACCCGGGGGCCAGCCGAGCGCGAGCTGGACGTGATTTGCGAAGCAACGCGCCAGATCAAGGCGGAGCTCAACATCAAGGTGTGCGCCTCGCTCGGTTTGCTCGAGCAGCACCAGGCCGATCGCCTGGCGGCCGCCGGGGTCGACCGTTTCAATCACAACCTCGAATCGTCGCGGCGCTTTTACCCCGAGATCTGCTCGACCCATGACTTCGAGGACCGCGTCACGACCGTCAAGCGCGCCAGGCAAGCCGGTATGGAAGCCTGTTGTGGCGGCATCATGGGCATGGGAGAAACCATCGATGACCGCGTCGCTCTCGCGCTCGAACTGCGGGCCCTTCAGGTCGAGTCCATTCCGGTCAACTTCCTCAACCCGCGACCCGGCACACCGCTCGCCGACGTCGAACGCCTGGCCCCGGAGGATTGCCTCCGCGCACTGGCCATGATGCGCTTCGTCAACCCGACGCGGGATATTCGCGTCGCCGGCGGACGCGAGGTCAACCTGCGGGAGCAGCAGCACCGCGCGCTGCTGCCAGCCAACTCGATGTTCATCGACGGCTACCTGACGACGCCTGGCGCCGGATGGGAAGCCGACCTCAAGATGATCCAGGACGCCGGCTTCACGGTTGCCGCGCTGTCGGTGACCTGACGGCCGCGATGCCGCAATTTGTCGTCATCACGGGGTCCGACACGGGTGTCGGCAAGACCGTGGTGACGACCGCCTTGGGTCGAAGCCTCGCCGCCGCCGGCCGGCGCGTGGTCGCGATCAAGCCGATCGAAAGCGGCTGCCCTGCCGAGGTGCCCGTCGCCACCGAGGATGGCGTCCGGATTGCACGCGCCACTGGGCAGCAGCGTCCAACCGCCGCGCTCCGGCGCTATCGCGCCGCGGTAACACCAGCGGTCGCAGCCGACCTCGAGGGGCGCCCGGTCCCCCTGGCGGACCTGCTCGACGAAATCCATCATCAGAGTCGCGACGCCGACATCGTGCTCCTCGAGGGGGCGGGCGGTTTGCTGTCGCCGCCAGCCTGGGACTGGAGCTATCTCGACCTGGCCCGAGAGCTTGGCGCCGCTGTCCTGGTCGTCGTCGCCAACCGGCTGGGCTGCCTGAGCCACACCCTGCTCACGGTGTCTGCGCTGACGGCGGCCGGCGTGCCCGTAATCGGTCTCGTGATGTCCGAGGTGTCCGAAGTGTCCGCAGCCGACGAATCGACCAGCTCGAATCAGGCCGCCTTGGCGCGCCTGCTGCCGGCTGCCCGGATCGCAGCACTCGATTACCTCACACCCGACCGGATTGATACCGCGAGACTCGACGCCCTGCTGCCTTGGTTCGACAGATGACGAGCAGGCGCTTCGCACAATCCCTCCGCAGCGAATTGGACGCCTTGGCACAACACGCCATGCTGCGACAGCTCCGGACCGTCGAACACCGTAAGGGTGCCTCAATCGAGCTGGAGGGGCGAGCCGTACTGGACTTCTCGTCGAACGATTACCTCGGGCTGGCCACCGATCCTCGACTCGCCGCTCGGGCGCGGGCCGCCTTCGCGACGCCCCATGTTGGCGCCACGGCATCTCGCAGTCTCGGCGGCAACCACGCCCCGCACGACCAGCTCGAGGCCGCGCTCGCTGCGCTCAAGGGCACCGAGGCCGCCCTCCTCTTTTCCACGGGCTTCGCTGCCAACACCGGCATCCTGCCGGCACTGGCGGGGCGCGATGACGTGATCTACTCGGATGCGCTCAATCATGCCTCCATCGTCGACGGCTGCCGGCTCGCCAGGGCAACGACGCGGATCGTGGCCCACTGCGACCTGAGCGCGCTCGAGCAGCAGCTCTCGGCCGATGAGGGCAAGTACCGGCGCAGTCTGATCGTAGTCGAGGGCGTCTTCTCGATGGACGGCGATCTCTATCCCCTGGCCGAGCTGGTACCACTCGCCGAGCGGTTCGACGCCGCGATCCTCCTCGACGACGCCCACGCGACCGGAGTGCTCGGCCCGAATGGACGCGGCTCCGCCGAGCACTGGGGTGTCGAAGGGGCGATCGACGTGACGGTCGGCACGCTCGGCAAGGCATTCGGCACCTCCGGCGCATTCGTCGCCGGCTCCGAGACCCTTCGGACCCATCTGCTCAACCGGGCGCGGTCGTTCATCTTCTCGACCGGCACACCCCCCAGTCTCTGCTCGGTGACCCTCGAAGCGCTCGCCATCGCCGCCAGCGAACCGGATCGGCGGACTCGACTGTTCGAGGCTGCTCGTCACCTGCGCAACGGCCTGGCGCGCCTCGGGTTGATGCCCGCAACGGATGGACCGGGCCATAT contains:
- the bioF gene encoding 8-amino-7-oxononanoate synthase — translated: MLRQLRTVEHRKGASIELEGRAVLDFSSNDYLGLATDPRLAARARAAFATPHVGATASRSLGGNHAPHDQLEAALAALKGTEAALLFSTGFAANTGILPALAGRDDVIYSDALNHASIVDGCRLARATTRIVAHCDLSALEQQLSADEGKYRRSLIVVEGVFSMDGDLYPLAELVPLAERFDAAILLDDAHATGVLGPNGRGSAEHWGVEGAIDVTVGTLGKAFGTSGAFVAGSETLRTHLLNRARSFIFSTGTPPSLCSVTLEALAIAASEPDRRTRLFEAARHLRNGLARLGLMPATDGPGHIVPIVLGDPARTMAIGRALFERGYLVGAIRPPSVPTGGSRLRITVSAAHTEGDIDGLLAALAETLRSSG
- the bioD gene encoding dethiobiotin synthase, with the translated sequence MPQFVVITGSDTGVGKTVVTTALGRSLAAAGRRVVAIKPIESGCPAEVPVATEDGVRIARATGQQRPTAALRRYRAAVTPAVAADLEGRPVPLADLLDEIHHQSRDADIVLLEGAGGLLSPPAWDWSYLDLARELGAAVLVVVANRLGCLSHTLLTVSALTAAGVPVIGLVMSEVSEVSAADESTSSNQAALARLLPAARIAALDYLTPDRIDTARLDALLPWFDR